A portion of the Streptomyces erythrochromogenes genome contains these proteins:
- a CDS encoding Orn/Lys/Arg family decarboxylase, with protein MANGSVLLALREDPLGRGVGGDQLRRIGKELENRGLEVRWARTVEAACAALRTEAGLSAAVVAWDLPSETGEDSDGRGAAVLRQITRRFTALPVFVVMSEESDHGLDRLPLWVAETAVGYIWPLEDTPSFIAGRVFNAAREYGDSVLPPFFKALRRFDDAHEYSWHTPAHSGGVAFLKSPVGRAFFDYYGERLFRTDLSISVEELGSLFEHSGPIGEAERNAARIFGADRTYFVLHGDSTADRMVGHYCVTADEIALVDRNCHKSVLHGLVISGARPVYLVPTRNGYGLAGPLPARETAPAAVAARIAAHPLTPGAVSPEAQYAVITNSTYDGLCYDTVQTARALAPSTPRLHFDEAWFAYARFSPLYAGRYGMAVGPDTFEGDERPTVFATQSTHKLLAALSQSAMVHVKSSPRAPVEHHRFNETFMMHGTTSALYPVIASLDVAAAMMDGPQGEWLVNEAVTEAVRFRQALVRTGRRIAEAGDRLPWFFGVWQPDTVTDPADGTSVAFADASPALLASDPRCWELVPEADWHGFKGLSEGQCLLDPIKVTLTCPGVNARGEADSWGIPARILTAYLAGRGIVVEKTDTYTTLVLFSMGITKGKWGTLMDALMDFKALHDADTPLRQVLPDLVERYPQRYSGTTLRGLCQDMHEHLTRAELIDALDTAFQQLPEPVAPPQACYRQLIRGGTERLPLAQAAGRVAAAMVTVTPPGIPVLMPGEALGAFNGPVLRYLSALEAFDRAFPGFHSEAHGVTIDADTGDYLIECVRLGIQMT; from the coding sequence ATGGCAAACGGTAGTGTCCTGCTGGCTTTGCGCGAGGACCCGTTGGGCCGGGGTGTCGGCGGTGACCAACTGCGCCGGATCGGCAAGGAGTTGGAGAATCGCGGCCTGGAGGTGCGGTGGGCGCGGACCGTCGAGGCGGCGTGCGCCGCCCTGCGTACGGAGGCGGGCCTGTCGGCTGCGGTCGTCGCCTGGGACCTGCCGTCCGAGACCGGTGAGGACAGCGACGGCCGGGGAGCGGCCGTCTTGCGTCAGATCACCCGCCGGTTCACGGCCCTGCCCGTCTTCGTCGTCATGAGCGAGGAATCGGACCACGGCCTGGACCGCCTTCCCCTGTGGGTGGCGGAGACCGCCGTCGGATACATCTGGCCGCTGGAGGACACGCCGTCCTTCATCGCGGGCCGGGTCTTCAACGCCGCCCGGGAGTACGGCGACTCCGTCCTGCCCCCGTTCTTCAAAGCGCTGCGCCGGTTCGACGACGCCCATGAATACTCCTGGCACACGCCGGCGCACTCGGGCGGCGTAGCCTTCTTGAAGTCGCCTGTCGGCCGGGCCTTCTTCGACTACTACGGTGAGCGGCTCTTCCGCACCGACCTGTCGATCTCGGTGGAGGAACTGGGTTCCCTCTTCGAGCACAGCGGCCCCATCGGGGAAGCCGAGCGCAATGCCGCCCGCATCTTCGGCGCCGACCGGACGTACTTCGTGCTCCACGGCGACTCCACCGCGGACCGTATGGTCGGCCACTACTGCGTCACCGCCGACGAGATCGCCCTCGTGGACCGCAACTGCCACAAGTCGGTGCTGCACGGCCTGGTCATCTCGGGTGCGCGTCCGGTCTACCTCGTCCCTACCCGCAACGGATACGGGCTGGCCGGACCGCTCCCTGCGCGCGAGACGGCGCCCGCCGCGGTCGCCGCCCGGATCGCCGCCCACCCCCTGACTCCGGGAGCAGTGTCCCCCGAGGCCCAGTACGCGGTGATCACGAACTCGACGTACGACGGCCTGTGCTACGACACCGTGCAGACGGCGCGCGCCCTGGCTCCCAGTACGCCCCGTCTGCACTTCGACGAGGCCTGGTTCGCCTACGCGCGCTTCTCCCCGCTGTACGCGGGCCGGTACGGCATGGCCGTGGGTCCGGACACCTTCGAGGGTGACGAGCGTCCCACGGTCTTCGCGACCCAGTCGACGCACAAGCTGCTGGCCGCCCTGTCGCAGAGCGCCATGGTCCACGTGAAGTCCTCACCCCGAGCGCCGGTCGAGCACCACCGGTTCAACGAGACGTTCATGATGCACGGCACCACCTCGGCGCTGTACCCGGTGATCGCCTCGCTGGACGTGGCCGCGGCGATGATGGACGGACCGCAGGGGGAGTGGCTGGTGAACGAGGCGGTGACCGAGGCCGTGCGGTTCCGGCAGGCCCTCGTCCGTACCGGGCGCCGGATCGCGGAGGCCGGGGACCGGCTGCCGTGGTTCTTCGGCGTCTGGCAGCCCGACACCGTCACCGACCCGGCCGACGGAACCAGCGTCGCTTTCGCAGACGCCTCCCCGGCACTCCTGGCCTCCGATCCCCGCTGCTGGGAGCTCGTCCCGGAGGCGGACTGGCACGGCTTCAAGGGACTCAGCGAGGGCCAGTGTCTCCTGGACCCCATCAAGGTGACGCTGACCTGCCCCGGCGTCAACGCGCGCGGTGAGGCGGACTCCTGGGGCATCCCCGCCCGCATCCTCACCGCGTACCTGGCCGGCCGCGGCATCGTCGTGGAGAAGACCGACACCTACACCACCCTCGTCCTGTTCTCCATGGGCATCACCAAGGGCAAGTGGGGCACCCTGATGGACGCACTCATGGACTTCAAGGCCCTCCATGACGCCGACACCCCGCTGCGCCAAGTACTGCCGGACCTCGTCGAACGCTACCCGCAGCGTTACAGCGGCACGACCCTGCGCGGTCTCTGCCAGGACATGCACGAACACCTCACCCGGGCGGAACTGATCGACGCCCTGGACACCGCCTTCCAGCAGCTGCCGGAACCCGTCGCCCCGCCCCAGGCGTGCTACCGGCAGCTGATCCGGGGCGGCACCGAACGGCTCCCCCTCGCCCAGGCCGCCGGCCGGGTGGCCGCGGCCATGGTGACCGTGACTCCCCCGGGGATCCCCGTCCTGATGCCCGGAGAAGCGCTCGGCGCATTCAACGGCCCGGTCCTGCGCTACCTGTCCGCGCTGGAGGCGTTCGACCGGGCCTTCCCCGGATTCCACAGCGAGGCCCACGGTGTCACCATCGATGCCGACACCGGGGACTA
- a CDS encoding DUF1206 domain-containing protein has protein sequence MATEKDAAQAKTRGQRVADSRAMEVASRVGLCARGVIYVLVGLLAVRIGFGGGSDKEADRSGAVRTIGEQSYGQVLLWALVVGLAAMALWRFSEAAFGQATEGGDKWTRRLGSLGLAVFYLVICVGVVQTALVGGSGGVRGGDESSKDYTARVLEWPYGRVLVGVFGAVLAIVGVVIVVRSLMRKFEKNLRTERMSRTTRRIVAALGIIGGVACGVVAVATGLFILLAAVRFDASEAKGLDETLRSFADTPAGPVLLIAAAVGLLMFGLYSFCEARWRKAPEHDA, from the coding sequence ATGGCGACCGAGAAGGATGCCGCCCAGGCCAAGACCCGGGGGCAGCGTGTGGCCGACAGCCGCGCCATGGAGGTTGCCTCCCGGGTCGGGCTCTGCGCGCGGGGAGTGATCTACGTTCTGGTCGGGCTCCTCGCCGTGCGGATCGGTTTCGGCGGCGGCAGTGACAAGGAGGCCGACCGGTCCGGGGCCGTGCGGACCATCGGTGAGCAGTCGTACGGCCAGGTGCTGCTGTGGGCGCTGGTGGTGGGGCTGGCGGCGATGGCGCTGTGGCGCTTTTCCGAAGCCGCCTTCGGGCAGGCGACGGAAGGTGGTGACAAGTGGACCCGGCGCCTGGGCTCCCTGGGGCTGGCCGTCTTCTACCTGGTGATCTGTGTCGGCGTGGTGCAGACCGCGCTGGTCGGCGGGTCCGGCGGGGTCCGCGGCGGTGACGAGTCGTCGAAGGACTACACCGCGCGCGTGCTGGAATGGCCCTATGGCCGGGTACTCGTCGGCGTGTTCGGGGCCGTGCTGGCCATCGTGGGCGTGGTGATCGTGGTGCGCAGCCTGATGCGGAAGTTCGAGAAGAACCTCCGTACGGAGCGGATGAGCCGGACGACGCGGCGTATCGTCGCGGCGCTGGGCATCATCGGCGGCGTGGCGTGCGGAGTGGTCGCGGTGGCGACCGGCCTGTTCATTCTCCTGGCCGCGGTGCGCTTCGACGCCAGCGAGGCAAAGGGCCTGGACGAGACGCTGCGCTCGTTCGCCGATACGCCAGCCGGGCCGGTGCTGCTGATCGCCGCGGCGGTCGGCCTTCTGATGTTCGGCCTGTACTCGTTCTGCGAGGCCCGCTGGCGTAAAGCCCCTGAACACGACGCTTAG